A part of Osmerus mordax isolate fOsmMor3 chromosome 10, fOsmMor3.pri, whole genome shotgun sequence genomic DNA contains:
- the ifit9 gene encoding interferon-induced protein with tetratricopeptide repeats 9 — protein MEAKLKTLQCHFTWGIDKADIEDLKGLSEKLLDRIKSCHARYHPIYFNILAFVNHLEGESGVALGFLKKAEKVLRERKDDTELLVTYGNYAWVHYHAGNKDEVKVYLEKLEEIYKAHPKVSMNPCDLPIIHGEKGWSFLRLGFTFYQRARDSFQKAVEGIPDSVSFNMGYAVVLYRLEGMVRQTGAGGGEEAGGAIQQLRKALVLDPDNAEVMVLLALKLQNQSTGRQEATRLVKQALRLAPDVPQVTRYVAKFLRLEGSIKESLELLGKALELSPNSSFLHHQVGLCHKKQMIKMQEEGRGAPGRRPVGGGVPVAKLKAMAAECIRHFSRAVELKPSNNHARVSLAEAYADHGQMEEATKIFMSLEKDKSLLESDRQHVLCCYGLYLLYKRKTEGAAVTQLKAAYQIPAKSADRERAGNKLRMIAERWTKQKPREAQEIQAFLTNQDKRNLERMQAERKERGKQEKERKKREMAENIDDLASACDTGLKFE, from the coding sequence ATGGAAGCAAAGCTGAAAACTCTCCAGTGTCATTTCACCTGGGGCATAGATAAGGCTGACATTGAAGACCTGAAAGGTCTTTCGGAAAAACTCCTAGATCGCATTAAGTCATGCCATGCCCGCTACCACCCCATTTATTTCAACATCTTAGCATTTGTGAACCACCTAGAGGGAGAAAGTGGTGTTGCACTAGGGTTTCTTAAAAAGGCAGAGAAGgtgctgagagagaggaaggatgatACTGAGCTGCTGGTAACCTATGGTAACTATGCCTGGGTTCACTACCACGCTGGGAACAAGGATGAGGTGAAGGTCTATCTTGAGAAGCTGGAAGAGATTTACAAGGCCCATCCCAAGGTCTCTATGAACCCCTGTGATCTTCCCATCATCCACGGAGAGAAGGGCTGGAGCTTCTTGAGGCTAGGGTTCACCTTCTACCAGAGGGCCAGGGACAGCTTCCAGAAAGCTGTAGAGGGGATTCCAGATAGTGTATCCTTCAATATGGGCTATGCTGTTGTGCTGTACCGGTTGGAGGGCATGGTGAGGCagacaggagcagggggaggagaggaggctgggggtgcgATCCAACAGCTGAGGAAGGCCCTAGTCCTGGATCCTGACAATGCGGAGGTGATGGTCCTCTTGGCTCTGAAGCTGCAGAACCAaagcacaggcagacaggaggcCACCAGGCTGGTGAAGCAGGCCCTTCGTCTGGCTCCAGACGTGCCCCAGGTCACCCGCTACGTGGCCAAGTTTCTCAGGTTGGAGGGCTCCATCAAAGAGTCCCTGGAGTTGCTGGGGAAAGCCTTGGAGCTCAGCCCCAACTCATCCTTCCTGCACCACCAGGTAGGCCTCTGCCACAAGAAGCAGATGATCAAGAtgcaggaggaagggaggggggcgcCAGGGAGAAGgcctgtgggagggggggtcccTGTGGCCAAGCTGAAGGCTATGGCAGCTGAGTGCATCCGTCACTTCTCCAGAGCCGTGGAGCTAAAGCCCTCCAACAACCACGCCCGGGTGAGTCTGGCTGAGGCCTACGCAGACCACGGACAAATGGAGGAAGCCACCAAAATCTTCATGTCCCTGGAGAAGGACAAGAGCTTGCTGGAGTCCGACCGTCAACACGTCCTCTGTTGCTACGGCCTCTACCTGCTCTACAAGAGGAAGACTGAGGGAGCAGCCGTCACTCAGCTGAAAGCAGCGTATCAGATACCAGCCAAAAGCGCTGACCGTGAGCGAGCAGGGAACAAGCTGAGGATGATAGCAGAAAGGTGGACCAAGCAGAAACCACGAGAGGCCCAGGAGATACAGGCCTTCCTCACTAACCAAGACAAAAGGAATTTGGAGAGAATGCAagcagaaaggaaggagagggggaagcaggagaaggagaggaagaagagagaaatggCTGAAAACATTGATGACCTGGCTAGTGCCTGTGATACAGGCCTGAAATTTGAATGA
- the LOC136950412 gene encoding interferon-induced protein with tetratricopeptide repeats 5-like: MEAKLKALQCHFTWGIDKADIADLKSLFRELLNFKKSCHARYHPICFNILAFVSHLEGDSGVALGFLKKAEKVLRERKDDTELLVTYGNYAWVHYHAGNKDEVTVYLEKLQEIYKAHPKVSMNPCDLPIIHGEKGWSFLRLGVTFYQRARDSFQKAVEGMPDNVSFNVGYAFVLCRLEGLGRQRGAGGGEEAGDAIKQLRKALDRDPDNAEVMALLALKLQNQSTGRQEATRLVKQALRLAPDVPQVTRYVAKGLSKDNDLKTKLRQLECHFTWDLKKDHIDIRNLQIRLQNNIKQDLGRDAGVSRSYIFLAYVKYLQGYPEEAMEHMREAENLTRKKHRDCEKQLIVAYGDLAWLHYHNGDYTKSQGYLEKLEQIKEKFPVRSGCFHSEVYGEKGWTFLKFSRKNYHQALEYFQRALELQPEESEWNIGYAIALNRTEEKRSSPHDSLAIKQLRRALETRPENGELLALLAIQLSLYREFKEADELVEKALDMSPDDPNVMRYVSKYLRQRGDVDQSIDLLKRALDQTGQSAFIHHQMALCYKSKKIKMLTQQGSYRAKKGEVKRLRCLVIEHLRKATSLKSFFICAMAELALHYGEDGQHTRAEDLFKTTLETSIEKQEPAQIVHTFYAQFLQYQAKCEPRAIEHYTMGLQLDKDSREGKVCAARLRKIAEARVARDPCDGEACGLLGLVYKIQEENSQAVEWYKKALELDMENEDYLSVLFELHINLQEQTV, translated from the exons ATGGAAGCTAAACTGAAAGCTCTCCAGTGTCATTTTACATGGGGCATTGACAAGGCTGACATTGCAGACCTGAAAAGTCTCTTCAGAGAACTCTTAAACTTTAAAAAATCATGCCATGCCCGCTACCACCCCATATGTTTCAACATCTTAGCATTTGTGAGCCACCTAGAGGGAGACAGTGGTGTTGCACTAGGGTTTCTTAAAAAGGCAGAGAAGgtgctgagagagaggaaggatgatACTGAGCTGCTGGTAACCTATGGTAACTATGCCTGGGTTCACTACCACGCTGGGAACAAGGATGAGGTGACGGTCTATCTTGAGAAGCTTCAAGAGATTTACAAGGCCCATCCCAAGGTCTCTATGAATCCCTGTGATCTTCCCATCATCCATGGAGAGAAGGGCTGGAGCTTCTTGAGGCTAGGGGTCACCTTCTACCAGAGGGCCAGGGACAGCTTCCAGAAAGCCGTAGAGGGGATGCCAGATAACGTATCCTTCAATGTCGGCTATGCTTTCGTGCTGTGCCGGTTGGAGGGcttggggaggcagagaggagcagggggaggagaggaggctggggatgCGATCAAACAGCTGAGGAAGGCCCTAGACCGGGATCCTGACAATGCGGAGGTGATGGCCCTCTTGGCTCTGAAGCTGCAGAACCAaagcacaggcagacaggaggcCACCAGGCTGGTGAAGCAGGCCCTTCGTCTGGCTCCAGACGTGCCCCAGGTCACCCGCTACGTGGCCAAGGGTCTCAG TAAAGACAATGATCTTAAAACTAAACTACGCCAGCTGGAATGTCACTTCACCTGGGACCTGAAGAAAGATCACATTGATATTAGAAACCTCCAGATCAGACTACAGAACAACATTAAACAAGATCTGGGCAGAGATGCAGGTGTTTCTCGCTCCTACATCTTTCTGGCGTATGTGAAGTATCTCCAGGGTTACCCTGAGGAGGCCATGGAGCACATGCGTGAGGCTGAGAACCTGACCAGAAAGAAACACAGAGACTGTGAGAAGCAGCTTATTGTTGCCTATGGTGACCTGGCCTGGCTTCACTACCACAATGGAGATTACACAAAGAGCCAGGGATACCTGGAGAAACTGGAGCAGATCAAGGAGAAGTTCCCTGTGAGATCGGGATGCTTTCACTCTGAGGTGTATGGGGAGAAAGGCTGGACTTTCCTCAAGTTCTCACGGAAGAACTACCACCAGGCCCTCGAGTACTTCCAGAGGGCCTTGGAACTACAGCCAGAGGAAAGTGAATGGAACATAGGCTATGCTATTGCCCTGAATCGTACAGAGGAGAAGCGATCCAGTCCCCACGACTCCCTGGCTATCAAACAGCTGAGACGAGCTTTAGAGACCAGACCAGAAAATGGGGAGCTGCTGGCCCTGCTGGCCATACAACTGTCCCTCTACAGGGAGTTTAAAGAGGCAGATGAGCTGGTGGAAAAAGCCCTAGACATGTCACCTGACGACCCAAATGTAATGCGCTACGTGAGTAAGTATCTCAGGCAGCGCGGTGATGTCGACCAGTCGATTGACCTGTTAAAACGAGCCCTTGATCAAACAGGCCAATCTGCTTTCATCCACCATCAGATGGCTCTCTGCTACAAGAGCAAGAAGATTAAGATGCTAACACAACAAGGAAGTTATCGTGCAAAAAAGGGTGAGGTCAAACGGCTGAGGTGTCTGGTCATTGAACACCTTAGGAAGGCCACTTCTCTGAAATCTTTCTTCATCTGTGCTATGGCTGAACTGGCTCTGCACTACGGGGAGGATGGTCAACATACCAGGGCAGAGGATTTGTTCAAGACCACCCTGGAAACAAGCATTGAGAAGCAGGAGCCTGCCCAGATTGTCCACACCTTCTACGCTCAGTTCCTGCAGTACCAGGCCAAGTGTGAGCCGCGAGCCATCGAGCACTACACCATGGGCCTACAGTTGGACAAGGACTCCAGGGAGGGGAAGGTATGTGCGGCTAGGCTGAGGAAGATTGCAGAGGCGAGGGTGGCCAGGGACCCTTGTGATGGAGAAGCGTGTGGGCTGTTGGGGCTGGTATACAAGATACAGGAGGAGAACAGCCAGGCCGTGGAGTGGTACAAGAAGGCCCTGGAGCTTGACATGGAGAATGAAGACTACCTCTCTGTTCTCTTTGAGCTACATATTAACTTACAGGAACAAACTGTCTGA
- the slc16a12b gene encoding monocarboxylate transporter 12-B → MVHAAAMAHGRKRGPVTPPDGGWGWVIVMGCFMVTICTRAVTRCISIFFVEFQIHFGKDYSGTAWIHSLVDCTTMLCAPMGSFIGNRLSCRVAVIMGGFLSSTGLILSSFASSLENLYLTLGVLTGVGFALCYTPAIAMVGSYFCERKALAYGIAMSGSGIGTFVLAPVVQLLIEHYSWRGALLILGGFVSNLCVCGALLRPITLREEEEPLPVDPERGSYSVKVATVTEKDNNGVLVSPALQHRPSNWPCFLSSRDYRFLLLPDFLGLAGSFLFLASGCSLPFVYLVPYALDAGVSHHQAAFLMSILGVIGIVGNITFGWLTDMRCLKPYRAVCYMVAVGMEGLCCLFIPLLRSFALLVPFSVLYGYFDGAYVALIPVVTSDVVGTPYLSSALGIVYFLHAIPYLISPPIGGWLVDTTGTYTATFFLSGFALISSSLVLATVTGIRHCRKSMASRTVPTETKQEVQSPVQEDLSKPRPDSTAADCYIAFNTEAKLLDNNTADS, encoded by the exons ATGCATCTCCATCTTCTTTGTGGAGTTCCAGATCCACTTCGGGAAAGACTACTCTGGTACCGCCTGGATCCACTCGCTGGTGGACTGTACCACCATGCTTTGTG CCCCGATGGGCAGCTTCATAGGGAACCGTCTGTCCTGCAGAGTGGCTGTGATCATGGgaggcttcctctcctccactggcCTCATTCTCAGTTCCTTTGCCTCCAGCCTGGAAaacctctacctcaccctggGGGTCCTCACAG GTGTAGGCTTTGCCCTGTGTTACACCCCGGCCATTGCCATGGTGGGTTCCTACTTCTGCGAGCGGAAGGCCCTGGCGTATGGCATCGCCATGTCTGGCAGTGGTATTGGTACTTTTGTCCTGGCGCCTGTGGTCCAGCTCCTGATCGAACACTACTCCTGGAGAGGAGCGCTGCTCATCCTCGGAGGCTTTGTCTCCAACCTCTGCGTCTGTGGTGCCTTGCTCCGTCCAATCACactgcgggaggaggaggagcccctCCCAGTGGACCCTGAACGCGGGTCATACTCCGTGAAGGTGGCCACAGTGACAGAGAAGGACAACAATGGCGTCCTTGTTAGTCCCGCCCTGCAGCACCGACCCTCCAACTGGCCCTGTTTCCTGTCCAGCAGGGATTACCGCTTCCTGCTGCTGCCTGACTTCCTGGGTCTGGCTGGGTCCTTCCTGTTCCTGGCCAGTGGCTGTAGCCTTCCGTTTGTATACCTGGTGCCGTATGCACTGGATGCCGGTGTCAGCCATCACCAGGCTGCTTTCCTGATGTCCATACTTGGGGTCATCGGCATCGTAGGAAACATCACGTTTGGCTGGCTCACTGACATGAG GTGCCTGAAGCCGTATCGTGCCGTGTGCTACATGGTGGCTGTGGGCATGGAGGGCCTCTGctgcctcttcatccctctcctgaGATCCTTTGCCCTCCTGGTTCCCTTTTCTGTCCTGTACGGGTACTTTGATGGTGCCTACGTGGCCCTCATCCCCGTGGTTACCTCAGACGTGGTGGGAACACCTTACCTTTCCTCTGCGCTGGGGATTGTCTACTTCCTACATGCCATCCCTTACCTGATCAGCCCACCAATAGGAG GCTGGCTGGTGGACACCACAGGCACCTACACAGCCACCTTCTTCCTAAGTGGTTTTGCCCTCATCTCTAGCTCGCTGGTCCTAGCCACCGTCACAGGAATACGCCACTGCAGAAAATCCATGGCTTCACGCACCGTCCCcacagaaaccaaacaggaggTCCAATCCCCTGTCCAGGAAGACCTTAGTAAACCCCGCCCAGACAGCACTGCGGCAGACTGCTACATAGCCTTCAACACGGAGGCCAAACTCTTAGACAACAATACAGCTGATTCTTAG